The following coding sequences lie in one Arachis ipaensis cultivar K30076 chromosome B03, Araip1.1, whole genome shotgun sequence genomic window:
- the LOC107632832 gene encoding uncharacterized protein LOC107632832 — MNLALKSKNKLRFIDGSLDKPEKHDPLFEVWDRCNTYVVGWINRSLELDIAKSVSWNTIALDLWEDLKHRYYQGDRFRIAELQEELYATKQGEMSVTVYFTKLKMIWEDLDSFRAIPSCECRRNCSCGLGVIRDFRTEDQVTRFLRGLNEQYAGVRLQVMLMDPLPNINIVFSLLTQQERQFQSFDFVSEPKLIAQTITQPATLLNTAEAFQGRGRGRGRGGKNPGFGRGQGGRGKMQCSHCGKIGHVVDTCYKKHGLPLHLKQRYNTAFTNISAAEFDSDGSNENLKNPYSGQDSDVISLDFTPEQKSALLELLNKEA; from the coding sequence ATGAATCTTGCTCTAAAATCAAAGAACAAACTTAGGTTTATTGATGGTAGTTTAGATAAACCAGAAAAGCACGATCCCCTATTTGAGGTATGGGACCGATGTAATACATATGTAGTTGGGTGGATCAATCGTTCACTAGAACTTGACATTGCCAAAAGTGTGAGCTGGAACACCATAGCACTAGATCTTTGGGAAGACCTAAAACATAGGTACTACCAAGGTGACCGCTTCCGAATTGCTGAGCTACAAGAAGAACTGTATGCAACTAAGCAGGGAGAAATGAGTGTGACTGTGTACTTCACAAAATTGAAGATGATATGGGAAGATCTGGACAGCTTTAGAGCAATTCCTTCGTGCGAGTGTAGAAGAAATTGCAGTTGTGGATTGGGAGTCATAAGGGACTTTAGAACTGAAGATCAGGTTACTCGATTTCTTAGAGGATTGAATGAACAATATGCTGGGGTTAGGTTACAAGTCATGCTTATGGATCCACTCCCAAATATCAACattgttttctctcttctcacaCAGCAAGAGAGACAATTTCAAAGCTTCGATTTTGTCTCAGAACCAAAATTGATAGCTCAGACAATCACTCAACCTGCCACTCTCTTGAACACTGCAGAGGCCTTTCAAGGTAGAGGGAGAGGGAGGGGCAGAGGAGGCAAAAATCCAGGCTTTGGAAGAGGACAAGGAGGCAGAGGCAAGATGCAATGCTCACATTGTGGCAAGATAGGACATGTTGTTGATACATGCTACAAAAAGCATGGATTGCCACTACACCTTAAGCAAAGATATAACACAGCATTCACCAACATAAGTGCAGCTGAATTTGACTCTGACGGAAGCAATGAGAATCTCAAAAACCCTTACAGTGGACAGGATAGTGATGTAATAAGTCTTGATTTCACACCTGAACAAAAATCAGCCTTATTAGAACTTCTCAACAAGGAAGCGTAG
- the LOC107632833 gene encoding uncharacterized protein LOC107632833, with translation MRNFLKNHRAFSIALSTNTEPKHYEEAMSQPCWKKVIKSELDSLDESKTWKITSLPPRKKPIGCKWVFKVKYNLDGSVERHKARLVAKGYTQVPSIDYRDTFSPVLKLTSLRMVLGLAAAKNWYLKQIDVNTVFLHGDLDEEVYMVAPPGLNIGKGQVCKLEKLLYGLKQAIYVDDLVLAGDAILEINKIKSVLDDLFKIKDIGDLKFFLRLEVARSDKGIALYQRKYVVDMLTNYGFADCKPISTPMDYSVKLSKDSGNPLSDSAEYRKIVGKLLYLTNTPDISYAVSRLSQYLDKPTSLHLHAAHRVLRYLKSTPAQGLFFPTSTDLCITGFSDSDWTACPDTRRSTSAYCFFLESALISWKSKKQNTVSCSFFEAE, from the exons ATGAGAAACTTTCTAAAAAATCATAGAGCATTTTCGATTGCATTATCCACAAATACTGAGCCCAAGCACTATGAGGAGGCTATGTCTCAACCTTGCTGGAAAAAGGTAATTAAATCTGAACTTGATTCACTTGATGAAAGCAAGACTTGGAAAATCACCTCCTTGCCACCTAGAAAGAAACCTATAGGATGCAAGTGGGTCTTCAAGGTAAAATATAACCTTGATGGATCTGTAGAACGCCATAAGGCACGTCTTGTTGCCAAGGGCTACACACAAGTTCCTAGTATTGATTACAGAGACACCTTTAGTCCAGTCCTAAAGCTCACAAGCCTTCGAATGGTACTTGGATTGGCAGCAGCGAAAAATTGGTACCTGAAGCAAATAGATGTGAATACTGTGTTTCTTCATGGAGATCTTGATGAAGAGGTGTATATGGTTGCTCCACCAGGGCTGAATATTGGCAAGGGACAAGTGTGCAAGCTAGAGAAGTTACTTTATGGACTCAAGCAGGCCA TTTATGTGGACGATTTAGTACTGGCCGGAGATGCCATTCTTGAGATCAACAAAATCAAAAGTGTCCTGGATGATCTGTTCAAAATCAAGGATATTGGGGACTTGAAATTCTTTCTCAGATTGGAGGTAGCACGTTCAGATAAAGGGATCGCGTTGTACCAAAGGAAGTATGTTGTGGACATGCTTACTAACTATGGATTTGCCGATTGCAAACCAATCTCGACACCTATGGACTATAGTGTGAAGTTGAGCAAGGATAGTGGAAATCCTCTGTCCGATTCAGCTGAATATCGGAAGATAGTTGGAAAATTATTGTATTTGACCAACACACCAGACATTAGCTATGCTGTTAGTCGGCTTAGCCAGTACTTAGACAAACCGACAAGCTTGCATCTACACGCCGCTCATCGAGTCTTGCGATACCTAAAATCTACACCTGCTCAGGGATTATTCTTTCCCACTTCTACTGATTTATGCATCACAGGCTTCTCTGATTCTGACTGGACAGCTTGTCCAGACACACGACGTTCAACTTCTGCCTATTGTTTTTTTCTTGAGTCTGCTCTAATCTCTTGGAAAAGTAAGAAGCAGAATACTGTTTCATGCAGCTTCTTTGAGGCTGAATAG
- the LOC110270063 gene encoding uncharacterized protein LOC110270063 produces MKFLLEFVTCCSSPRLHPDDEKSFVLPAPPAPSPASSHVAANNSYASRTRRRTKRPKKKVSSQDWRPSLGAIAEDNMTTGTTPPPTRGGRRSTSTTVSGRDVKRKSNGGGGGRCDGGVVPPSSSVKVRPRSHNDHHYRSPTIPTIIPPFSASPFMF; encoded by the exons ATGAAATTTTTGTTGGAGTTTGTAACATGTTGTTCCTCGCCAAGGCTCCATCCGGACGATGAGAAGTCCTTTGTGCTACCGGCACCACCGGCACCATCTCCAGCATCATCTCATGTTGCTGCTAATAATTCATACGCTTCACGCACACGTCGTCGCACAAAGCGGCCAAAGAAGAAGGTTAGCAGTCAAGATTGGAGGCCATCATTAGGAGCGATTGCGGAGGACAATATGACCACGGGAACGACGCCACCACCAACGAGAGGGGGTCGACGGAGCACATCTACAACTGTTTCAGGAAGAGATGTTAAGAGAAAGAGCAATGGCGGTGGCGGTGGCCGTTGTGATGGCGGTGTCGTCCCTCCCTCTAGTAGCGTGAAGGTTCGCCCACGTAGTCACAACGACCATCATTATAG GTCACCTACCATCCCTACTATTATCCCCCCATTCTCTGCATCGCCATTCATGTTCTGA